The Coraliomargarita sinensis genome has a segment encoding these proteins:
- a CDS encoding exosortase/archaeosortase family protein, which translates to MSDSSENFSFKSLPRSHIAAAFILLGFAALMVWDQLFWWANNEDYSFGFLVPFFVGYVLYSRWPVVRSYLFRGAAPEEEPAPASSPQSVTRTLEWVAVVGFLGSLMLFGIGMLIRMATGPQNPASLAVAMSFAGLLLSSVFIFSKETVDGKRMSLGARFSLTLLFVFPALIWLLSAPMVAVLDNKIRVFLMNKVTVVVFGVFDFMGYELERRGNVLILPEGSVGVEEACSGIRSLTGCLFAGSFFGAVFLKQFWKKALMVALAMGLAVLMNLIRSMFLTIWSYHYGPNAIDAEWSLPVIGDIGTVHDVTGLLIMVATCFGLMCFLPIFNYKLPEFDDDFEEGVQPHAGGAPKDD; encoded by the coding sequence GTGAGCGACAGTTCCGAGAATTTCAGCTTTAAGTCTTTGCCCCGCAGCCACATTGCAGCGGCCTTCATCCTGCTCGGGTTTGCGGCGTTGATGGTGTGGGATCAGCTCTTCTGGTGGGCGAATAACGAAGACTACAGTTTCGGATTTTTAGTACCTTTTTTCGTGGGTTATGTCCTTTATTCCCGCTGGCCTGTGGTGCGAAGTTATCTGTTTCGCGGGGCAGCTCCCGAGGAAGAGCCTGCACCGGCCTCTTCCCCCCAATCCGTTACCCGAACTTTGGAATGGGTCGCAGTGGTGGGCTTTCTCGGCAGCCTGATGCTCTTCGGTATCGGGATGCTGATCCGTATGGCAACCGGGCCTCAAAACCCGGCATCGCTTGCAGTCGCGATGAGTTTTGCCGGTCTGCTGCTCAGCTCGGTTTTTATCTTCAGTAAAGAGACGGTCGACGGGAAACGCATGAGCTTGGGGGCCCGCTTTTCACTCACGCTGCTCTTTGTTTTTCCCGCGCTGATCTGGCTCCTGTCCGCCCCCATGGTGGCGGTTTTGGATAACAAGATTCGGGTTTTCCTGATGAACAAGGTGACGGTTGTGGTGTTCGGCGTCTTTGACTTCATGGGCTACGAACTCGAACGAAGGGGGAATGTTTTGATTCTGCCCGAGGGCAGTGTGGGGGTCGAGGAGGCCTGCTCTGGTATCCGCTCGCTGACTGGTTGCCTGTTTGCCGGTTCCTTCTTCGGGGCAGTCTTTCTAAAGCAGTTCTGGAAGAAAGCGCTCATGGTCGCGCTGGCCATGGGGCTGGCGGTTTTGATGAATTTGATCCGCAGTATGTTCCTGACGATTTGGTCGTATCACTATGGTCCGAATGCGATCGATGCGGAATGGAGTCTGCCGGTCATCGGTGATATCGGTACCGTGCACGACGTCACCGGCCTGCTCATCATGGTGGCGACGTGCTTCGGGTTGATGTGTTTTTTGCCCATCTTCAATTACAAGCTGCCGGAATTTGACGACGATTTTGAAGAGGGCGTTCAGCCCCACGCCGGGGGAGCTCCAAAGGATGATTAA
- the glgA gene encoding glycogen synthase GlgA — MVAPELAPLIKVGGLADVVGALSKALAAKGHDVRIVIPKYAGLRHDETEQPLDQPLVVHLGDHEAYARVWEMPLPESRATCYLLEHDEFFNRASVYTGPSGNEKDNGRRFTFLSRAAIDLCYHLDWMPDVVHCHDWATGLVPVYLNTNERDAPMGCAASLMTVHNMQHQGWFPPDLMAYAGLPASVYRPDGLESGGELNMLKGGIYHSTKITTVSPTYAKEIQAPDGGCGLHDLLRYRAGDLIGVINGVDYSEWDPGTDKLLPHNYSLKDMSGKAACKQALQEAFSLKVDPHVPVFTVVSRLVDQKGLDLLAAIGDRLMQTMQIQIAILGTGDPALEHLFRDLAARHPGRFAAYTGFNNQLAHLVPAGADFLLMPSRFEPCGLSQLYSMIYGAPPVVRATGGLIDTVEQYIEGEGKGTGFLFHDATPDALYDTIGWACSTYYDRPDDFRQLQLNGMSRNYGWDESAAKYEQIYRWAIEARLGG, encoded by the coding sequence ATGGTCGCTCCTGAACTGGCGCCCCTGATCAAAGTAGGGGGACTTGCCGATGTGGTGGGGGCGCTCTCCAAGGCGCTCGCGGCCAAGGGGCATGATGTGCGCATTGTCATTCCCAAGTACGCTGGCTTGCGCCATGACGAAACGGAGCAGCCATTGGACCAGCCTTTGGTCGTCCACCTCGGGGATCACGAAGCTTACGCGCGGGTATGGGAGATGCCGCTCCCTGAATCCCGCGCCACTTGCTATCTTCTGGAGCACGACGAGTTTTTTAACCGTGCCTCGGTTTACACCGGCCCCTCCGGAAACGAGAAGGATAATGGTCGCCGCTTTACTTTTCTCAGTCGTGCTGCGATCGACCTCTGCTATCACCTGGACTGGATGCCTGATGTCGTGCATTGTCACGATTGGGCCACCGGGCTGGTGCCGGTGTATCTCAATACCAACGAGAGGGATGCGCCAATGGGGTGTGCCGCCAGCTTGATGACGGTTCACAATATGCAGCATCAGGGGTGGTTCCCTCCCGATTTGATGGCTTATGCCGGTTTGCCGGCTTCTGTATACCGGCCGGACGGTCTGGAGTCCGGGGGAGAACTGAATATGCTCAAGGGCGGGATTTATCACTCAACTAAAATCACGACGGTCAGTCCCACCTATGCCAAAGAGATTCAAGCCCCTGATGGGGGTTGCGGGTTACATGACTTGCTGCGCTATCGAGCGGGTGATCTGATTGGCGTGATCAATGGAGTCGACTATTCCGAATGGGATCCCGGCACCGATAAGCTCCTGCCGCATAATTATTCCTTGAAGGACATGTCCGGCAAGGCGGCTTGCAAACAGGCCCTGCAGGAAGCCTTCAGTCTGAAGGTTGATCCCCATGTGCCGGTCTTCACGGTCGTTTCGCGTTTGGTTGACCAAAAGGGTCTGGATCTGCTTGCGGCGATTGGGGATCGGCTCATGCAAACAATGCAGATTCAGATTGCTATTCTGGGTACGGGGGATCCTGCGCTCGAACATCTTTTTCGTGATTTGGCCGCGCGCCATCCGGGGCGCTTTGCGGCCTACACCGGCTTTAACAACCAGCTCGCGCACCTGGTGCCTGCCGGGGCCGACTTTTTGCTTATGCCCAGCCGTTTTGAGCCCTGTGGTCTCAGTCAGCTGTATTCCATGATCTATGGCGCACCTCCCGTCGTGCGTGCGACTGGTGGTCTTATCGACACGGTCGAGCAATATATTGAAGGTGAAGGTAAAGGCACCGGATTTCTCTTTCACGATGCCACGCCGGATGCCCTCTACGATACCATAGGCTGGGCCTGTTCAACCTATTATGACCGACCGGATGACTTCAGGCAACTGCAGCTGAACGGCATGTCCCGCAATTACGGATGGGACGAGTCGGCTGCCAAGTATGAACAGATTTACCGGTGGGCCATCGAAGCCCGGCTGGGTGGCTGA
- a CDS encoding DNA gyrase/topoisomerase IV subunit A produces MPRKKTSKKKDNLELEFDQPSTGSEDAPHQDSDPFDLSTDSGHIDDMFSEWFLDYASYVILERAVPHANDGLKPVQRRILHSMRELEDGRYNKVANVIGNTMKYHPHGDASIGDAMVQLGQKDLLIDMQGNWGNSFTGDSAAAPRYIEARLSKFALDVVFNPKTTNWLASYDGRNKEPETQPVKFPLLLAQGAEGIAVGLSCKILPHNFIELLDGCIAFLRKKKPEIVPDFPTGGIADVSEYNNGKRGGRVKVRARIEARKKNLLAITELPFGKTTTSLIDSILAANDKGKIKISRVEDNTAEHVEILVYLPSGSDAETAEQALYAFTDCEVSISTNICVIENEKPHFFSAQDLLYLATEKTRDLLKRELEIQLGELEEKWHFSSLEKIFIEKRIYRRIEEEETWEGVIQTVDTGLKPYKKLFNREITRDDILRLLEIKIKRISKYDSSKAEELIKALEDEIAETKKNLKYLTKYAIKWFTELKKKYGKGRERKTELASFKKVVAQEVVIANETLYVDRKEGFAGTGMKKDEAICKCSSLDDVIAISQDGTLKVSKVSEKAFFGKNILHIDIFNRSEPNALTYCMVYRDGKTGPTLAKHFTVGGVTRDKEYDLTKGKPGSRVFYVSCYETEGGEVDAVKVNLKPAPRLRKTEEEVHFKDLVVRGRGSGGNIVTKNAVRNVVRLPKAAREEAGA; encoded by the coding sequence ATGCCACGCAAAAAGACGTCCAAAAAGAAAGATAACCTCGAACTCGAATTCGACCAGCCCAGCACTGGAAGCGAGGACGCACCCCATCAGGACAGCGATCCCTTTGATCTGAGCACTGACTCCGGCCACATCGATGACATGTTCAGCGAGTGGTTCCTTGATTACGCCAGCTATGTCATTCTGGAGCGGGCCGTCCCCCACGCCAACGACGGCCTGAAGCCGGTGCAGCGACGGATCCTCCACTCCATGCGTGAACTGGAAGACGGGCGCTACAACAAGGTGGCCAACGTCATCGGTAACACGATGAAATATCACCCGCACGGTGACGCCTCCATCGGTGATGCCATGGTACAACTGGGGCAGAAAGACCTGCTAATCGACATGCAGGGCAACTGGGGTAATTCTTTTACCGGGGACTCTGCCGCGGCCCCCCGCTACATCGAAGCCCGACTCTCCAAATTCGCCCTCGACGTCGTCTTCAACCCCAAGACCACCAACTGGCTGGCTTCCTACGACGGCCGCAACAAGGAACCCGAGACCCAGCCCGTCAAATTCCCGCTCCTGCTCGCACAGGGCGCAGAGGGGATTGCCGTCGGCCTTTCCTGTAAGATCCTCCCCCACAACTTTATCGAACTTCTCGATGGTTGTATCGCCTTCCTGCGCAAGAAGAAGCCGGAAATCGTGCCCGATTTCCCCACCGGCGGGATCGCCGATGTCTCGGAATACAACAACGGTAAGCGGGGCGGCCGCGTCAAAGTCCGCGCGCGGATTGAAGCGCGCAAGAAGAACCTTCTCGCCATCACCGAACTTCCCTTCGGCAAAACGACCACTTCACTGATCGACTCGATCCTCGCAGCCAACGACAAGGGCAAGATCAAGATCTCGCGTGTTGAAGACAATACCGCCGAGCATGTGGAAATCCTCGTCTACCTGCCCTCCGGCTCCGATGCCGAAACCGCCGAGCAGGCTCTCTACGCCTTCACCGACTGTGAGGTCTCGATCTCGACCAATATCTGTGTGATCGAAAACGAGAAGCCCCACTTCTTTTCCGCTCAGGACCTCCTCTATCTCGCCACCGAAAAAACCCGGGACCTGCTCAAGCGTGAACTCGAGATCCAGTTGGGCGAGCTCGAGGAGAAATGGCACTTCAGTTCACTTGAAAAAATCTTCATCGAAAAACGCATTTACCGCCGAATCGAAGAAGAAGAAACCTGGGAGGGCGTGATCCAAACCGTCGATACCGGCCTCAAGCCCTACAAGAAACTTTTCAATCGCGAAATCACCAGAGACGATATCCTCCGGCTCCTCGAAATCAAAATTAAGCGTATTTCGAAGTATGACTCCTCCAAGGCTGAAGAACTCATCAAAGCACTTGAGGATGAAATCGCGGAGACCAAGAAAAACCTCAAATACCTGACGAAGTACGCCATCAAGTGGTTTACCGAGCTGAAGAAAAAGTATGGCAAGGGCCGCGAGCGTAAAACCGAGCTGGCTTCCTTTAAGAAGGTTGTTGCCCAGGAAGTCGTCATCGCCAACGAGACACTTTACGTGGACCGCAAGGAAGGGTTTGCCGGCACTGGCATGAAAAAAGATGAAGCCATCTGCAAATGCTCCAGCCTTGATGACGTCATCGCGATCTCACAGGACGGCACGCTCAAGGTCAGTAAGGTCAGCGAAAAGGCCTTTTTCGGGAAAAACATCCTCCACATCGATATTTTCAACCGGAGCGAGCCCAATGCCCTGACCTACTGCATGGTCTACCGGGACGGCAAGACCGGCCCCACACTCGCCAAGCATTTTACCGTGGGCGGTGTCACCCGGGACAAGGAATACGACCTGACCAAGGGCAAGCCAGGCTCCCGCGTATTCTACGTCTCCTGCTACGAAACCGAAGGCGGCGAAGTGGATGCTGTAAAGGTCAACCTGAAGCCCGCTCCTCGGCTTCGGAAGACCGAAGAGGAAGTCCACTTCAAGGATCTTGTCGTGCGTGGCCGTGGCAGCGGCGGCAACATCGTCACGAAAAACGCCGTCCGCAATGTCGTGCGACTACCCAAGGCCGCCCGAGAAGAAGCAGGTGCCTAG